From a single Pseudobutyrivibrio xylanivorans genomic region:
- a CDS encoding alpha-L-rhamnosidase, translating into MGKLSHSDRQWKAKWITDGEYVFKEKKISPVPMVFRKSFEISKKVVSAELYSTALGTYVFTINDIRVGEDYFTPGFTSYKYNLQYQKYDVTHLLREDNTILGTVSGGWAVGAFVYSRRNRLFADRQALLAELIITYEDGTKELVATDESWEVSTEGPLRYGDLYDGEEYDARISDESIKYHKAILETLRIAPSISKAIGVPVREHEKFEPISVNKVGDELIYDFGQNFAGIVHFSINGKEGQQIEIKHAEILKEDGSLNTDFLRSAKARILYTARDGQQEYAPNFTYMGFRYVSVSGIDEKEISIYARALYSDVKEIGSFTCSNEMINRLQENIKWGAKSNFVEIPTDCPQRDERMGWTGDIALFAATACFNFDMKDFLKKWLRDMRSEQLSTGGIPNTIPSNGFGFPTTMPPVAVDFWGDASVLVPWAVYQATGDKSVLSENYDMMKKYVKACKNWAGLFSFGKHRYIWHTLSTLHFGDWVAPDVPKMSQWQKRSKWTATASLANTAHLVSKVAEILGNPNDEVYFRNIYEKTSDAYTSIFTDGDGKLLEEFQTAYVLPIHFNMFNEAAKKKAAENLAQLVKANDYKIGTGFPGTPYILFALADNGQKEAAFKMLMNTDCPSWLYEVKMGATTIWERWDGLDENGNCPIGNDGTDTMISYNHYASGAVGDFLYRRIAGIEPVVAGYRKFRIAPLVGGGLTFARGELNSPYGKIVSDWSISENRFIIKITVPEDTTCHLIMPDESEKFLSAGEYSFECNIYC; encoded by the coding sequence ATGGGCAAGCTAAGTCATAGCGATAGACAGTGGAAGGCTAAGTGGATAACTGACGGAGAGTATGTTTTCAAAGAGAAAAAGATATCTCCAGTTCCTATGGTCTTCAGGAAAAGTTTTGAAATTTCAAAAAAGGTTGTAAGTGCTGAGCTCTATTCCACAGCCCTTGGAACCTATGTGTTTACCATAAATGACATCAGGGTTGGAGAGGACTATTTTACCCCTGGTTTTACCAGCTATAAGTATAATCTTCAGTATCAGAAATATGATGTAACACATTTGCTGAGGGAAGATAACACTATTCTAGGAACTGTGTCTGGCGGCTGGGCAGTTGGTGCCTTCGTTTATAGTAGAAGAAACAGATTGTTTGCTGACAGGCAGGCATTACTTGCTGAGCTCATAATTACCTATGAGGATGGTACTAAAGAGCTTGTAGCTACAGATGAGAGCTGGGAAGTTTCTACAGAGGGACCATTGCGCTATGGTGATCTCTACGATGGCGAGGAGTACGATGCCAGAATTAGTGATGAATCTATAAAATACCATAAGGCTATCCTTGAAACACTTAGAATTGCTCCTAGTATTTCAAAAGCTATCGGTGTGCCAGTGAGAGAACATGAAAAATTCGAGCCTATTAGCGTAAACAAGGTTGGAGATGAATTAATCTATGACTTTGGCCAAAATTTTGCAGGAATAGTTCATTTTTCAATCAATGGCAAAGAAGGTCAGCAAATTGAAATAAAGCATGCTGAGATTTTAAAAGAGGATGGTAGTCTAAACACCGATTTCCTTAGAAGTGCCAAGGCTCGTATTCTTTATACTGCAAGAGATGGACAGCAGGAATATGCGCCGAACTTCACATATATGGGATTTAGATATGTTTCTGTATCAGGAATAGATGAAAAGGAAATTAGCATATATGCCAGAGCGTTATACTCTGATGTAAAGGAAATTGGCTCATTTACCTGCTCTAATGAGATGATAAATCGCCTTCAGGAAAACATTAAATGGGGGGCGAAGTCCAACTTTGTGGAAATTCCAACAGATTGTCCACAGCGTGATGAGAGAATGGGGTGGACTGGAGACATTGCTCTTTTTGCAGCCACAGCCTGCTTCAACTTTGATATGAAGGATTTCCTTAAGAAATGGTTGAGGGATATGCGCTCAGAACAGCTTTCCACCGGCGGTATTCCGAATACAATTCCGTCTAACGGATTTGGTTTTCCTACTACAATGCCACCTGTTGCGGTTGATTTTTGGGGAGATGCCAGTGTGCTTGTTCCATGGGCAGTTTATCAGGCAACTGGTGATAAATCAGTTCTCTCTGAAAACTATGACATGATGAAGAAATATGTGAAGGCCTGCAAAAACTGGGCTGGATTATTTTCATTTGGAAAGCACAGATATATCTGGCATACCCTATCCACACTTCATTTTGGCGACTGGGTAGCACCAGATGTTCCAAAGATGAGCCAGTGGCAGAAACGAAGCAAGTGGACCGCTACAGCCAGCCTTGCAAATACAGCACATCTTGTTTCAAAGGTTGCAGAAATACTTGGAAATCCTAATGATGAGGTTTATTTCAGAAATATATATGAAAAGACAAGTGATGCCTACACGAGCATTTTCACAGATGGAGATGGTAAGCTTCTTGAGGAGTTCCAGACAGCCTACGTGCTTCCAATTCACTTCAATATGTTTAACGAAGCAGCAAAGAAAAAGGCCGCTGAAAACTTAGCACAGTTAGTCAAGGCCAACGACTATAAAATTGGAACTGGTTTCCCTGGAACACCATATATACTTTTTGCATTAGCAGATAATGGGCAGAAGGAAGCAGCCTTTAAGATGCTTATGAATACGGATTGTCCATCATGGCTCTATGAAGTCAAAATGGGAGCGACCACCATTTGGGAGCGCTGGGATGGCTTGGATGAAAATGGCAACTGTCCAATAGGAAATGACGGCACTGACACCATGATTTCCTATAATCACTATGCTTCAGGAGCTGTTGGAGATTTCCTTTACAGGAGAATCGCAGGAATTGAGCCAGTTGTGGCAGGCTACAGGAAGTTTAGGATTGCGCCATTAGTAGGCGGTGGACTTACATTTGCAAGAGGCGAGCTCAATTCACCTTATGGAAAGATTGTATCTGACTGGTCTATTTCAGAAAACAGGTTTATAATCAAGATTACAGTGCCAGAGGATACTACCTGTCATTTGATTATGCCAGATGAGAGTGAAAAGTTCCTTTCGGCAGGTGAATATAGTTTTGAATGTAATATTTATTGTTAG
- a CDS encoding YerC/YecD family TrpR-related protein: protein MNKKLETAEMDELLRAILSLETVEEAYEFFEDLCTVNEMVAMKQRFEVAKMLREERTYQDIADETGASSATISRVNRALNYGNDGYDMVLKRISK, encoded by the coding sequence ATGAATAAGAAACTTGAAACAGCAGAGATGGATGAGCTCTTAAGAGCCATTCTTAGCCTCGAGACAGTCGAGGAAGCATATGAATTTTTTGAAGACCTTTGTACAGTAAATGAGATGGTAGCAATGAAGCAGCGTTTCGAGGTTGCTAAGATGCTTCGTGAGGAGCGTACATATCAGGACATCGCAGATGAAACTGGTGCCAGCTCAGCTACAATCAGCCGTGTTAATCGTGCCCTTAACTATGGAAACGATGGTTACGACATGGTTCTTAAGAGAATCAGTAAATAA
- a CDS encoding MFS transporter has product MKKQDNIWASGFLASSIKSNEVKLPEMAIGYFIGPFGALLSSGIFTSMLQKYLNEVLGLSNGFLTLLPLVSTVLIIIANLVVGQLIEHTKALAGKARPWILLSALTLSIASVLMFIVPAEGTARMIWIAIAYNLYYSVAYPIYNTANSTLVPVSTRDSKQRGAIASFTNVAGLGVMGAGSMVFPILASNVLGENQHRWFIVMACVAIFTAMTILLQYKFTRERVTEENFIGGTGDGTATENNTKTATISEQLKAVTTEKWWWIIIIFYLLFQWSGAIKNGSMTQFCEWVLKLDMVGNDWGIAQTILSIAGAVPMAVAAVFVVPLANKFGKAKVTFAGLAIGAVGGILAGLFSDNIIVVGIGVALKCFGSSPACYLILAMLADVIDHIEFKSGIRTDGLTMSIYSSLMVAASPIGTAIMNALLTAGGFDQSIVFGAGVQSAAAQSALTVSYIWIETFAYILCAVLAFFFTVEKNLSAEQAEIAKRKGL; this is encoded by the coding sequence ATGAAAAAACAAGATAATATATGGGCCTCAGGATTCTTAGCTTCATCAATAAAATCAAATGAAGTAAAGCTTCCTGAAATGGCTATAGGATATTTTATCGGACCATTTGGAGCATTGCTGTCATCAGGTATTTTCACAAGCATGCTCCAGAAATATTTAAACGAGGTACTGGGGCTTTCGAATGGATTTTTGACACTGTTACCTCTTGTATCAACAGTACTTATCATCATTGCAAACCTGGTGGTAGGACAGCTTATTGAGCATACTAAGGCACTTGCTGGAAAGGCTAGACCATGGATTTTGCTTTCAGCGCTTACTCTTTCAATTGCATCGGTACTTATGTTTATTGTACCTGCAGAGGGCACAGCTCGTATGATTTGGATTGCCATCGCCTATAATCTTTACTATTCAGTGGCATATCCAATTTACAACACTGCAAATTCTACACTGGTTCCTGTTTCTACAAGAGATAGCAAACAGCGTGGCGCCATTGCTTCATTTACAAATGTTGCAGGCCTTGGAGTAATGGGTGCAGGCTCAATGGTGTTCCCAATTTTGGCATCTAATGTGCTTGGAGAGAATCAGCACAGATGGTTTATAGTTATGGCTTGTGTAGCTATTTTCACAGCTATGACAATTCTCTTACAGTATAAGTTCACAAGAGAACGTGTCACAGAGGAAAACTTTATCGGTGGTACAGGTGATGGAACAGCTACTGAAAACAACACAAAGACTGCTACTATCAGTGAGCAGCTGAAGGCTGTTACAACAGAAAAATGGTGGTGGATAATCATTATCTTCTATTTATTATTTCAGTGGTCAGGTGCCATTAAAAATGGTTCCATGACTCAGTTCTGTGAATGGGTGCTGAAGCTTGATATGGTTGGTAATGACTGGGGAATCGCTCAGACAATCCTTTCGATAGCAGGCGCAGTGCCAATGGCAGTTGCAGCAGTATTTGTTGTTCCACTTGCTAACAAGTTCGGCAAGGCAAAGGTTACTTTCGCAGGTCTTGCAATTGGAGCAGTTGGTGGAATTCTTGCAGGACTTTTTAGTGACAATATTATTGTGGTAGGAATCGGTGTTGCACTTAAGTGCTTTGGTTCATCACCAGCATGTTATTTGATTCTTGCAATGCTTGCAGATGTTATCGACCATATCGAGTTTAAATCTGGCATCAGAACAGATGGACTTACAATGTCAATCTACTCATCACTTATGGTTGCTGCATCACCAATCGGAACAGCAATTATGAATGCACTTCTGACAGCTGGCGGCTTTGATCAGTCAATAGTGTTTGGTGCAGGAGTACAGTCAGCGGCTGCACAGTCAGCACTTACAGTTTCATATATATGGATTGAAACTTTTGCATATATTCTCTGTGCAGTATTGGCGTTCTTCTTTACAGTAGAGAAGAATCTTAGCGCAGAACAGGCAGAGATAGCAAAGCGAAAAGGATTATAA
- a CDS encoding glycoside hydrolase family 3 N-terminal domain-containing protein yields MRTKVLVPAMRGVAALSASLLVLSTLGADVAETYRKNLDDVLGTTSYVTSTDADSARFVSDYETVEDMAAAAKDIAIREGQEGTVIMKNDNDALPLSGTSEVALFGLAAYAPYPYNAGDFRGGNDDAVELLQAFEDAGVTVNSTVKDFYVNLMNKHEVVTQNMWTGADEYSIGFDYIYNTTVGDMVDFAITEVPANEFESLGLASDWKSKINKEDTTAICVFARPGGESNTYGAGTAVNYAGEKTGEDPLALSEDELSVIDAAKETCSKVVVLLNTGNAMLISDIAEGGAHEVDGIAYIGCINDYQCIGIVDVLTGKVNATGALTEAFVVDNSSIPAVQNFGGDYYADAETLAANAENGYDERYPNVDITNTSAVGSFGGGDPTYSGGEYIVEAESIYVGYKYYETRYFDAIANPTFNAASAAGSTQGAGWNYGDEMVYSFGHGLSYLPYEQNIKSVEVENTVDGNVTAVVEVKNNGDADGNFLAQLYVSQPYTDYDKENLVEKSSIMFLNSAKVFVPAGETAEVTIEVPAKYLASYDYKNAKTYILDAGDYYFTAAAGAHEAVNNVLAAQGFTTADGMDADAKGTATVWNGNKELDTVTYSIENDVEVTNVADDADLNYWTGEDTVTYLSRQDWEGTYPINYNKDVQITLADSPKAEEWINLLKGKVYEIASDSPATEGEDKGLRFDATSIGYEQLENVNDEYWNELVSQITIDEAIGAVIHGGSQTDTLTNVDNPIVLQNEGVCGFSAAYTDEATGKVYHFNVNSQTLLGSSFNPQLAYEWGLVEGNSGLWLERYQLWGTGLTLKRTPYNGRNYEYISEDPMLTNRIGYGTLKGCTEKGILNGPKHLGFNDQEHTRNGIAVYLNEQKLRETDLRGFQGGLEDAKGLAVMIAFNRLGPTNASAYAPLITNILRQEWAFTGVISTDMVNNIYYFTPEGSVMAGITQMADFATNDNHINLGEGGVDGSWGYLSVDAVKNDSALVEKARENLKYQLYTFANSALMNVSTEKVEVWWDTVLNTIKLANGILLVVSALLWLVFSVKPSKSKEEN; encoded by the coding sequence ATGAGAACTAAAGTATTGGTTCCAGCCATGAGAGGTGTGGCAGCGCTTTCAGCATCACTTTTAGTGCTTTCCACTCTTGGAGCGGACGTAGCTGAGACCTACAGAAAGAATCTTGATGATGTACTTGGCACAACAAGCTACGTAACATCTACAGATGCAGATTCTGCCAGATTTGTTTCAGACTATGAAACAGTTGAAGATATGGCAGCAGCTGCAAAAGATATTGCAATCAGAGAAGGCCAGGAAGGTACTGTTATCATGAAAAATGATAATGACGCACTTCCACTTTCAGGCACTTCTGAGGTAGCACTTTTTGGACTTGCAGCATATGCACCTTATCCATATAATGCAGGCGATTTCAGAGGTGGAAATGATGACGCGGTAGAGCTTCTTCAGGCATTTGAGGATGCTGGAGTTACTGTTAATTCCACAGTTAAAGATTTCTATGTTAACCTTATGAACAAGCATGAGGTTGTTACTCAGAATATGTGGACAGGAGCAGATGAATATTCAATCGGCTTCGACTACATCTATAACACAACAGTTGGTGATATGGTAGATTTTGCTATCACAGAGGTACCAGCTAATGAGTTTGAAAGTCTTGGACTTGCAAGTGATTGGAAGTCAAAGATTAACAAGGAAGATACAACTGCAATTTGTGTTTTTGCAAGACCAGGTGGAGAGTCAAACACTTACGGTGCAGGCACAGCTGTAAATTATGCAGGAGAGAAGACTGGTGAAGATCCACTTGCACTTTCAGAGGATGAGCTTTCTGTTATTGATGCAGCAAAGGAAACTTGCTCAAAGGTAGTTGTACTTCTCAATACAGGAAATGCAATGCTTATTTCTGATATTGCAGAGGGCGGCGCTCACGAGGTTGATGGTATTGCTTACATTGGTTGTATCAACGACTATCAGTGCATCGGTATCGTGGATGTGCTCACAGGAAAAGTAAATGCTACAGGTGCTCTTACAGAGGCTTTTGTAGTTGATAACAGCTCTATTCCAGCAGTTCAGAACTTTGGTGGCGACTATTATGCAGACGCAGAAACACTTGCTGCAAACGCTGAGAATGGTTATGACGAGAGATATCCAAATGTTGATATTACAAATACAAGTGCAGTAGGTTCATTCGGTGGTGGAGACCCTACCTACAGTGGTGGTGAGTACATCGTTGAAGCAGAGAGTATCTACGTAGGTTATAAGTACTACGAGACAAGATACTTTGATGCTATTGCAAATCCAACATTTAACGCAGCTTCTGCAGCTGGCTCAACACAGGGAGCAGGATGGAATTATGGGGATGAAATGGTTTACAGCTTTGGCCATGGCCTTTCATATTTACCATATGAGCAGAATATCAAGAGTGTAGAAGTTGAAAACACTGTTGATGGAAATGTAACAGCAGTTGTAGAGGTGAAGAACAATGGCGACGCAGATGGAAACTTCCTTGCACAGCTTTATGTTTCACAGCCTTACACAGACTATGATAAGGAAAATCTTGTTGAGAAATCATCAATTATGTTTTTAAATTCTGCGAAGGTATTTGTACCAGCAGGTGAAACAGCAGAGGTTACAATCGAGGTTCCTGCAAAATATCTTGCAAGCTACGATTATAAAAATGCAAAGACTTACATCTTAGATGCTGGGGATTACTATTTCACAGCTGCAGCAGGTGCGCACGAGGCAGTTAACAATGTCCTTGCAGCACAGGGCTTTACAACAGCAGACGGTATGGATGCTGATGCAAAGGGAACAGCAACAGTATGGAATGGAAATAAAGAGCTTGATACAGTTACATACTCAATTGAGAATGATGTAGAGGTAACAAACGTTGCTGACGATGCAGATCTTAACTACTGGACAGGTGAGGATACTGTAACATATCTTTCAAGACAGGATTGGGAAGGAACATACCCTATCAATTACAATAAGGATGTTCAGATTACACTTGCAGACAGCCCTAAGGCTGAGGAGTGGATTAACCTTCTCAAGGGCAAGGTTTATGAAATAGCTTCTGATTCACCTGCAACAGAGGGTGAGGACAAGGGTCTTAGATTTGACGCTACTTCAATCGGTTATGAGCAGCTTGAAAATGTAAATGATGAATATTGGAACGAGCTTGTTTCTCAGATTACAATTGACGAAGCAATCGGTGCAGTAATTCACGGCGGTAGCCAGACAGATACACTTACAAACGTTGATAATCCAATCGTTCTTCAGAATGAGGGTGTTTGCGGTTTCTCAGCAGCATACACAGATGAAGCAACAGGAAAGGTTTATCATTTTAATGTAAACTCACAGACACTTTTAGGTTCTTCTTTCAACCCACAGCTCGCATATGAGTGGGGTCTTGTAGAAGGAAATTCAGGCTTATGGCTTGAGAGATATCAGTTATGGGGCACAGGTCTTACACTTAAGAGAACACCTTATAACGGACGTAACTACGAGTACATTTCTGAAGATCCAATGCTTACAAACAGAATTGGCTATGGCACTTTAAAGGGATGCACAGAAAAGGGAATTCTTAATGGACCAAAGCACTTAGGCTTTAACGATCAGGAGCATACTAGAAACGGTATTGCTGTATATCTGAATGAGCAGAAGTTGCGCGAGACAGATTTACGAGGCTTCCAGGGCGGACTTGAGGATGCAAAGGGACTTGCAGTCATGATTGCATTCAACAGACTTGGACCTACAAACGCAAGTGCATACGCACCACTTATTACAAATATTCTTCGTCAGGAATGGGCATTTACAGGCGTCATTTCTACAGATATGGTTAACAATATTTACTACTTCACACCAGAGGGCAGCGTAATGGCAGGTATCACACAGATGGCTGACTTCGCAACAAATGATAATCACATCAACCTTGGTGAAGGTGGAGTAGATGGCTCATGGGGCTACTTATCAGTGGATGCTGTAAAGAATGACTCAGCTCTTGTAGAAAAAGCTAGAGAGAATCTTAAGTATCAGCTTTACACATTTGCTAACAGCGCACTTATGAATGTTTCTACTGAAAAGGTAGAGGTATGGTGGGACACTGTTCTTAACACCATTAAGCTTGCAAATGGAATCCTGCTTGTAGTATCAGCTCTTTTATGGCTTGTATTTTCAGTAAAGCCAAGCAAAAGTAAGGAGGAGAATTAA
- a CDS encoding LytR/AlgR family response regulator transcription factor produces MLRVAIVDDDGAYRKEIIDMLVKYEKEYGETFNITEYTDGDELVENYSSDFDIILLDVEMRFMDGMAAAGHVREVDPDVVIVFITNMPQYAINGYRVDALDYILKPIEYYPFSQTIKRAIGRRGNTDKKYIRVKIKGGEQKLDISHIRYIEVIGHDMIIHCIDSDIETKGTIREMEELLRDDYFFLCNKGFLVNLAQVDSIQGNDIIIGNDWVQVSRAKKKPFIDALNQYMRTMGH; encoded by the coding sequence ATGCTTCGAGTAGCAATTGTGGATGATGACGGAGCATATCGTAAAGAAATTATCGATATGCTCGTCAAATACGAAAAGGAATACGGTGAAACCTTTAACATAACTGAATATACAGATGGAGATGAGCTGGTGGAAAACTACAGCTCTGATTTTGATATCATTCTTTTGGATGTGGAAATGAGATTTATGGATGGCATGGCCGCAGCGGGGCATGTTCGTGAGGTTGATCCAGACGTTGTAATTGTATTTATTACTAACATGCCACAATATGCTATCAACGGATATAGAGTGGATGCTCTTGATTATATTTTAAAGCCAATTGAGTATTATCCATTTTCGCAGACTATAAAAAGAGCTATAGGCAGAAGAGGAAATACAGATAAGAAATATATCAGGGTCAAGATAAAAGGCGGTGAGCAGAAGCTTGATATATCGCATATACGATATATTGAAGTGATTGGTCACGACATGATTATTCATTGTATTGATAGTGATATCGAAACTAAGGGAACTATCAGGGAGATGGAAGAACTGCTTAGAGATGATTATTTCTTCCTGTGTAACAAAGGCTTTTTAGTTAACCTGGCGCAGGTAGACAGTATCCAGGGTAATGATATCATTATTGGAAATGACTGGGTTCAGGTGAGCCGAGCAAAGAAGAAACCATTTATTGATGCGCTTAATCAATACATGAGGACAATGGGACATTAA
- a CDS encoding ATP-binding protein, giving the protein MNQELIQALQVGNTPGYWYSHAYIIASIIYIFNNPKKNKESNWVLPQIPIWVILEVFMILTAGQDGILFVLVMLVIGFINFFSISIAVEGDIKRKIYYTIRTFILGEFAGSLGWQVYYFIFNQKYISHIRIAEASTMFITYAIVFGIAFFAEKRHQKSNREFDITGRALSGIAATALATYAFSNLSYVVTNTPFTTMYNSELYMIRTGADFMGVVLLYMYHELMMESAEKVEALTIKHMLELQYSQYQASEQTIELVNQKYHDLKHQIRMLQRDMVDDERSEYLDQMMKEIRHYEAQYKTGNRILDTVLSSEAMKCQSKGIEITCVTDGYAIEFMQPMDISALFFNALDNAIEGTEKIENPKERLIYLTVDKQKSFIRIHVENTYTGKIQFRHHLPVTTKSNKNVHGYGVKSMKQIAEKYGGSIRAEAVDGWFKLYILIPIPR; this is encoded by the coding sequence ATGAATCAAGAGTTGATACAGGCTTTGCAGGTTGGGAATACCCCAGGATATTGGTATTCACATGCATATATAATAGCTTCGATTATTTATATATTTAACAATCCTAAGAAAAACAAAGAATCAAATTGGGTTCTTCCTCAGATACCGATTTGGGTAATTCTTGAGGTGTTCATGATACTTACTGCTGGGCAGGACGGTATTCTTTTTGTACTTGTGATGCTGGTAATAGGATTCATTAATTTCTTTAGCATCAGTATAGCTGTTGAGGGGGATATAAAAAGAAAGATTTACTACACCATTCGAACATTTATTTTAGGTGAGTTTGCTGGCTCGCTGGGATGGCAGGTTTATTATTTTATATTTAACCAGAAATACATATCGCATATACGAATTGCCGAAGCCTCAACTATGTTTATAACCTATGCAATTGTATTTGGAATAGCATTCTTTGCTGAAAAGAGACATCAAAAGAGCAATCGTGAATTTGATATTACTGGCAGAGCTTTAAGCGGAATAGCTGCCACAGCACTGGCGACTTACGCCTTTAGTAATCTGTCTTACGTAGTTACAAATACGCCATTTACCACCATGTACAATTCAGAGCTTTATATGATACGAACAGGTGCAGACTTCATGGGAGTTGTACTTTTATATATGTACCACGAGCTTATGATGGAATCTGCAGAAAAGGTTGAGGCTCTGACAATTAAGCATATGCTGGAGCTACAGTATAGCCAGTATCAGGCTTCGGAGCAGACTATTGAACTGGTCAACCAAAAGTATCATGATTTGAAGCATCAAATTAGAATGCTACAGAGAGATATGGTAGATGATGAGCGGTCAGAATACTTGGACCAGATGATGAAGGAAATTAGGCACTACGAGGCACAGTATAAAACTGGCAACCGAATTCTTGATACAGTACTTTCGTCAGAAGCAATGAAGTGCCAGTCCAAAGGTATAGAAATCACCTGTGTAACTGATGGCTATGCAATTGAATTTATGCAGCCTATGGATATTAGTGCGCTGTTCTTCAACGCATTGGATAACGCAATCGAAGGAACGGAAAAGATTGAGAATCCAAAGGAGAGACTGATTTATCTTACTGTGGATAAGCAGAAGAGCTTTATACGTATCCATGTGGAAAACACATATACTGGCAAGATTCAGTTCAGACATCACCTTCCTGTGACAACCAAATCCAACAAGAATGTCCATGGCTATGGTGTGAAGTCAATGAAGCAGATAGCGGAAAAATATGGTGGTTCAATAAGAGCGGAAGCGGTAGATGGTTGGTTCAAGCTCTATATTCTCATACCAATTCCTAGATAA
- the asnA gene encoding aspartate--ammonia ligase — MSKIYIPEGYASALNLKETQIAIKKVKDFFQAQLTAELNLHRVTAPLFVEPESGLNDNLNGVERPVAFGVKEQGDKEVEVVHSLAKWKRMALGRYGFNVGEGLYTDMNAIRRDEDTDNIHSIYVDQWDWECIIEKSARNEETLKKYVKSVYAALRVTEKYIANSYDYVQCILPEEIHFITTQELEDRWPDLDHNQREYEAAKEYGAIFLMKIGDLLKSGEKHDGRAPDYDDWQLNGDIIVYYPVDDISLELSSMGIRVDEDSLASQLKKAGCEERAELPFQKAILNKQLPYTIGGGIGQSRICMFFLRKCHIGEVQCSFWPEEDVKYANERGVVIL, encoded by the coding sequence ATGAGCAAGATATACATCCCAGAAGGTTACGCTTCGGCGTTGAATCTTAAAGAAACACAAATCGCTATCAAGAAGGTGAAGGACTTCTTCCAGGCACAGCTTACTGCTGAGCTTAATCTTCATCGTGTGACAGCACCATTATTTGTCGAGCCTGAGTCAGGTTTGAACGATAACTTAAATGGTGTGGAGCGCCCAGTTGCATTCGGAGTAAAGGAGCAGGGCGATAAAGAGGTTGAGGTTGTGCATTCTCTTGCAAAGTGGAAGAGAATGGCCCTTGGTCGCTATGGTTTCAATGTAGGCGAGGGCCTTTATACTGATATGAATGCTATCCGCCGCGATGAGGATACAGATAACATTCATTCTATCTATGTTGACCAGTGGGATTGGGAATGTATCATCGAGAAATCTGCTCGTAACGAAGAGACTCTTAAGAAGTACGTAAAGAGCGTTTATGCTGCTCTTCGCGTTACTGAGAAATATATTGCAAATTCATATGACTATGTTCAGTGCATCCTCCCAGAGGAGATTCACTTCATCACTACACAGGAGCTCGAGGACAGATGGCCAGACCTTGATCACAATCAGCGTGAGTACGAGGCAGCCAAGGAGTATGGCGCAATCTTCCTTATGAAGATTGGTGATTTGCTCAAGTCTGGTGAGAAGCATGATGGACGCGCACCTGACTATGATGATTGGCAACTTAACGGTGATATCATTGTTTACTATCCAGTGGATGATATTTCACTTGAGCTTTCATCAATGGGTATCCGCGTTGATGAGGACAGTCTTGCATCTCAGCTTAAGAAGGCCGGCTGCGAGGAGCGCGCAGAGCTTCCATTCCAGAAGGCAATTCTTAACAAGCAGCTTCCTTATACAATTGGTGGTGGTATCGGACAGAGCCGTATCTGTATGTTCTTCCTTCGTAAGTGCCACATTGGTGAGGTTCAGTGCTCATTCTGGCCAGAGGAAGATGTTAAGTATGCTAACGAAAGAGGAGTTGTCATCCTTTAA